DNA from Pseudomonadota bacterium:
GCCTCAGGGGCAGCTCACCCTCAGCATGTCCGCCAATCCGGCGGTCCAGGAGGAGCTGTTGCATTACCTCGAAGCCTTGCAAGCTTCCTGAGATCCCCAGATAAGCGATATTTATGCAACAATAGGGGAAACGCATCCGGACATGGCGCGCGTCGATCGGGAGAACGTCGAAAACGCGCCGTGGTACACCGGACGGACCTTTCGCGCGCTGGGGAGCCCCAAGTGGCTTTGCCTGTGCAACACGGCGTTCTTCGGCGTCCGGCGCGACGTGTGGGAGAAGGTCGGCGGCTTTGGCGACGTCTACCAGCACTACTGGGCCGACGACTTCCTCAATTACGCGATTCTGGACCAAGGCCTGAACGTTCAGGCATTCGAGCCAAAATTTCACAACGAAAACTACTTCTTCGAGCTTCAATACAGGAATACCGATGTCGACGATCGGCGGCGTCACGCAGATGCGGTGGCCATCCCGCACAAGCTCGAGCACTATCTATCGTTTCTCGAGGGGGGCTCGTCGAAACGGAGCGTCAGCTGCTGTTCCAGATCGCCCGTGGTCTGCCGGACTCTTCGACGGTTCTTCACGTGGGGTTGTGGCGCGGAGCGTCCCTCATCTTGTTCATGGCTGCGCTCAAGAACGCGCACTTCATCGGCATCGACTGCTTCGACCTGCCGGATGTGTCGTCCTATTCGGCGCAGCCCCCGGTCCGGATGGAGGAGGTCGTCGCGTATGTCAAGGCGTTCATCTCGGAACGGCACACGCTGGGACTCGTCAAGGCCAACACGCTCGCGATGTCGTCGTTTCCGCGTGCCGACGTCATTTTCGTCGACGGTGGCCATACGAAGATATGCATCGAGAACGATGTCAGACTCGCGAAGGCGGCTATCAATCCCAGCGGCCTGCTCATCTTCCATGACTATGGGCAGCCGAGGTGGCCTGACGTCAAGGCGACGCTCGACGCACACTTCTCCCCGGACCAGATGCGCGTCCATGGCACGCTCTGCGTAATCCAGGCATGACCACGCCGCAAGGTCTAACAATAAGGGTCCTACGATCACGGCGATCCACCGCCGGCGGCACGAGGACGCAATGAGGCGGCTGATTCTCCGCAATTTCCAGTCTCCGGGCGACATCGTGATGTTGACCGCGGCCGTGCGCGATCTGCACCTCACCTATCCTGATCAGTTCGTGACCGACGTACGAACATCGTGTCCCGAGCTGTGGGAGAACAACCCGCATCTCACGCCACTCCGCGAGGACGAGACCGGCGTCGAAATACTCGACTGCGAGTATCCCCTCATCCACAAGAGCAACGACGCACCGTTTCACTTCATTCACGGCTTCATCGACCACCTCAACGAGCAACTGGGGCTCGCGGTGCGCCCGACGGTGTTCCGCGGAGACATCCACATCGCGCCGATCCAGAAGACCTGGTTTTCACAGGTTGAAGAGATTGTCCGAGAGCCGTTGCCCTTCTGGACGTGGCGGGCGGCAAGTACGACTTCACCATCAAGTGGTGGGACCTCGGGCGGTTCCAGCGGGTCGTCGATCACTTCCAGGATCGCATTTTGTTCGTGCAGGTCGGCGAGAGCGGCCACGAGCATCCATCACTGCAGAACGTCATCGACCTCCGCGGCAAGACGGACCTCCGGCAGTTGCTCCGCAAGGGGTGCTCTGCCCCGTCACGCTGCTGATGCATCTCGCCGCGGCGGTCGAGACACGTCCCGGCATGCCGAAGAACCGTCCGTGCGTGGTCGTGGCCGGCGGGCGCGAACCACCGCACGGGGAAGCCTATCCGCATCACCAGTTCATCCATCGCGCCGGGGCCCTGGCCTGTTGCGATGGCGGCGGCTGCTGGAGGTCGCGCGTGGTGCCCCTGGGCGACGGCAACGAAAAGGACGCGCCCGAACATTGCTGCGTAGACGTCGTCGGTGTACTGCCGCGGTGCATGGACCTGATCACGGTCGCCGACGTCATCCGGTCGATCGAGGTCTATTTCGAAGGTGGCGCCGTGTCATACCTCTCGCCCCCGCAGCAATGGCGCGACGCCCCGTTTGCCGCATGTGCATCCTGAATGGAGGGAGACGCAATGTCCGGAAAGTCTGGATACCCCCCGTATCCGCCGTACCCACCGTACGCGCCCTATCCGCCTTACCCGCCCTATCCGCCCTATCCCGCGCAGGCAGGCTGTTGTCCACCTGTGGAATACGCACCGTGCCCGCCGGAGGCAGAAACCGAACCGCCACCTACAGAGACCCCGGAAGCCGGCC
Protein-coding regions in this window:
- a CDS encoding class I SAM-dependent methyltransferase, whose product is MAALKNAHFIGIDCFDLPDVSSYSAQPPVRMEEVVAYVKAFISERHTLGLVKANTLAMSSFPRADVIFVDGGHTKICIENDVRLAKAAINPSGLLIFHDYGQPRWPDVKATLDAHFSPDQMRVHGTLCVIQA